In the genome of Streptomyces collinus, one region contains:
- a CDS encoding acyl-CoA carboxylase subunit beta has product MTVLTSALDPNDPEYRANREAMLAKLAELDAEHAKALAGGGEKYIARHRKRGKLLARERIELLLDPDTPFLELSPLAAWGSEYTVGASLVTGIGVVEGVECLITANDPTVRGGASNPWSLRKALRANDIALANRLPCISLVESGGADLPSQKEIFIPGGAVFRDLTRLSAAGIPTVAVVFGNSTAGGAYIPGMSDHVIMVKERAKVFLGGPPLVKMATGEESDDESLGGAEMHARTSGLADHFAVDEQDALRQARRVVARLNHRKAYGDPGPAEPPKYDAAELLGIVPDDLKSPFDPREVIARIVDASDFDEFKPLYGTSLITGWATLHGYPVGVLANARGVLFSEESQKAAQFIQLANQRDIPLLFLHNTTGYMVGREYEQGGIIKHGAMMINAVSNSRVPHLSVLMGASYGAGHYGMCGRAYDPRFLFAWPSAKSAVMGPQQLAGVLSIVACQSAAAKGQPYDEEADAALRAMVEQQIESESLPMFLSGRLYDDGVIDPRDTRTVLGLCLSAIHTAPYEGARGGFGVFRM; this is encoded by the coding sequence GTGACCGTCCTGACCTCCGCCCTGGACCCCAACGACCCGGAGTACCGGGCCAACCGCGAGGCCATGCTCGCCAAGCTCGCCGAACTCGACGCCGAGCACGCCAAGGCCCTCGCGGGCGGCGGCGAGAAGTACATCGCACGGCACCGGAAGCGCGGCAAGCTCCTCGCCCGCGAGCGCATCGAGCTGCTCCTCGACCCGGACACGCCGTTCCTGGAGCTGTCGCCGCTGGCCGCCTGGGGCAGCGAGTACACCGTAGGCGCGTCCCTCGTCACCGGCATCGGTGTGGTGGAGGGCGTGGAGTGCCTGATCACCGCCAACGACCCGACCGTGCGCGGCGGAGCGAGCAATCCCTGGTCGCTGAGGAAGGCCCTGCGCGCCAACGACATCGCCCTCGCCAACCGGCTGCCCTGCATCAGCCTGGTGGAGTCGGGAGGCGCCGACCTGCCGTCGCAGAAGGAGATCTTCATCCCCGGCGGCGCCGTCTTCCGCGACCTCACCCGGCTGTCCGCCGCCGGCATCCCGACCGTCGCGGTCGTCTTCGGCAACTCCACCGCGGGCGGCGCCTACATCCCCGGCATGTCCGACCACGTGATCATGGTCAAGGAGCGGGCGAAGGTGTTCCTCGGCGGTCCGCCGCTGGTCAAGATGGCGACCGGGGAGGAGAGCGACGACGAGTCCCTGGGCGGCGCCGAGATGCACGCCCGCACCTCCGGCCTCGCCGACCACTTCGCCGTCGACGAGCAGGACGCGCTCCGGCAGGCCCGGCGCGTGGTCGCCCGCCTCAACCACCGCAAGGCGTACGGGGATCCGGGGCCCGCCGAGCCGCCCAAGTACGACGCGGCGGAGCTGCTGGGCATCGTCCCCGACGACCTCAAGAGCCCCTTCGACCCGCGCGAGGTCATCGCCCGCATCGTCGACGCCTCCGACTTCGACGAGTTCAAGCCGCTGTACGGGACGAGCCTGATCACCGGGTGGGCCACGCTCCACGGCTATCCCGTGGGTGTGCTGGCGAACGCCCGGGGCGTGCTGTTCAGCGAGGAGTCCCAGAAGGCCGCGCAGTTCATCCAGCTCGCCAACCAGCGCGACATCCCCCTGCTGTTCCTGCACAACACCACCGGCTACATGGTCGGCAGGGAGTACGAGCAGGGCGGCATCATCAAGCACGGCGCGATGATGATCAACGCGGTCAGCAACAGCCGCGTGCCCCACCTCTCGGTCCTCATGGGCGCCTCCTACGGGGCCGGGCACTACGGCATGTGCGGCCGCGCCTACGACCCGCGCTTCCTCTTCGCCTGGCCCAGCGCCAAGTCGGCCGTCATGGGCCCGCAGCAGCTCGCGGGCGTGCTGTCGATCGTCGCCTGCCAGTCCGCCGCCGCCAAGGGGCAGCCCTACGACGAGGAGGCGGACGCCGCGCTGCGCGCGATGGTCGAGCAGCAGATCGAGTCCGAGTCGCTGCCGATGTTCCTGTCCGGGCGGCTCTACGACGACGGCGTCATCGACCCGCGCGACACCCGCACCGTCCTCGGCCTGTGCCTGTCCGCGATCCACACGGCCCCCTACGAGGGCGCGCGCGGCGGCTTCGGCGTCTTCCGGATGTGA